In Pseudomonas sp. ADAK18, a single window of DNA contains:
- the ompR gene encoding two-component system response regulator OmpR, translated as MSSTAQTAEGEKILIVDDDPGLSSLLERFFNSKGYRARAVPNTEQMDRLLGREVFNLVVLDLMLPGEDGLTACKRLRGANNQIPIIMLTAKGDELSRIKGLELGADDYLAKPFNPDELMARVKAVLRRQAAPVPGAPGSEDESVTFGDYELSLATRELKRGDEVHMLTTGEFAVLKALVMNARQPLTRDKLMNLARGREWDALERSIDVQISRLRRMIEPDPSKPRYIQTVWGVGYVFVPDGTATK; from the coding sequence ATGAGCAGCACTGCACAAACTGCTGAAGGCGAAAAAATTCTCATCGTTGACGACGATCCGGGGCTGAGCAGCCTGCTGGAGCGTTTTTTCAACTCCAAGGGCTATCGTGCCCGCGCCGTACCGAACACCGAACAAATGGACCGCCTTCTGGGGCGCGAAGTATTCAATCTGGTCGTACTCGACTTGATGCTGCCCGGCGAAGACGGCCTGACTGCCTGCAAGCGTCTGCGTGGCGCGAACAATCAGATTCCAATCATCATGCTGACCGCCAAGGGTGATGAGCTGAGTCGCATCAAGGGGCTCGAGCTGGGCGCCGACGATTACCTGGCCAAGCCGTTCAACCCCGATGAGCTGATGGCTCGGGTCAAGGCGGTGCTGCGTCGCCAGGCTGCTCCGGTGCCGGGCGCCCCGGGTAGTGAAGACGAAAGCGTGACCTTCGGCGACTACGAGCTGTCGTTGGCGACCCGTGAGTTGAAACGTGGTGATGAAGTCCACATGCTGACCACCGGCGAATTTGCGGTGCTCAAGGCCTTGGTGATGAACGCTCGCCAGCCGTTGACCCGTGACAAGTTGATGAATCTGGCCCGTGGTCGCGAATGGGACGCTCTGGAGCGCTCCATCGATGTGCAGATATCCCGTCTGCGCCGGATGATCGAGCCGGATCCATCCA
- a CDS encoding Tex family protein, with product MDSINSRIAEELGVRPQQVEAAVALLDEGSTVPFIARYRKEVTGSLDDIQLRHLEERLRYLRELDERRISILASIEEQGKLTPQLERDIKLADTKTRLEDLYLPYKQKRRTKGQIALEAGLGELADGLFNDPSLAPEGEAARFVDAEKGVADVKAALEGAKYILMERFAEDANLLEKLRNYLKQEATLSARVIAGKEEEGAKFRDYFEHDEPLKSMPSHRALAIFRGRNEGILSSALKVGDELPGTMHPCEGMIGQQFGIQNQNRAADKWLGEVVRWTWKVKLYTHLETDLLGELRDGAETEAINVFAHNLHDLLLAAPAGPRATLGLDPGLRTGCKVAVVDATGKMLDHATVYPHVPHNKWDQTIAILAALCAKHSVDLIAIGNGTASRETDKLAAELIKKYPGMQMTKVMVSEAGASVYSASELASKEFPDLDVSIRGAVSIARRLQDPLAELVKIDPKSIGVGQYQHDVSQLKLARGLDAVVEDCVNKVGVDVNTASVALLARISGLNATLAQNIVTHRDENGAFKTRAALKKVARLGEKTFEQAAGFLRVMNGDNPLDASAVHPEAYPLVQRIAAETDRDIRSLIGDATFLKRLDPKKYTDETFGVPTITDILQELEKPGRDPRPEFKTAEFQEGVEDLKDLQLGMILEGVVTNVTNFGAFVDIGVHQDGLVHISALSEKFIKDPREAVKAGDVVKVKVMEIDIPRKRVGLSMRMSDTPGEKIDGARGARPGSAPRQSQNTAPRKETTAAAPANNAMASLFANAKQLKKR from the coding sequence ATGGACAGCATCAACAGCCGCATCGCCGAGGAACTCGGTGTACGCCCACAACAGGTCGAAGCGGCCGTCGCCCTTCTGGATGAAGGCTCCACGGTGCCCTTCATCGCCCGTTACCGAAAAGAAGTGACCGGCAGCCTCGACGACATCCAGTTGCGACATCTGGAAGAGCGTCTGCGCTACCTGCGAGAACTCGACGAACGGCGCATCAGCATCCTCGCCAGCATCGAGGAACAGGGCAAGTTGACTCCACAACTTGAACGCGACATCAAACTCGCCGACACCAAGACCCGCCTCGAAGACTTGTACCTGCCGTACAAGCAGAAGCGCCGCACCAAGGGCCAGATCGCCCTGGAAGCCGGCCTCGGCGAGTTGGCCGACGGTCTGTTCAACGACCCGTCCCTGGCCCCGGAAGGTGAAGCTGCACGCTTTGTCGATGCCGAAAAAGGCGTTGCCGACGTCAAGGCCGCCCTCGAAGGCGCCAAGTACATCCTCATGGAGCGTTTTGCCGAAGACGCCAACCTGCTGGAAAAACTGCGCAACTACCTGAAACAGGAAGCCACCCTCAGTGCCCGCGTAATCGCCGGCAAAGAAGAGGAAGGCGCCAAATTCCGCGACTATTTCGAACACGACGAACCGCTCAAGAGCATGCCGTCCCACCGTGCCCTGGCGATTTTCCGCGGGCGCAACGAAGGCATTCTCAGCTCCGCACTGAAAGTCGGCGACGAACTGCCAGGCACCATGCACCCGTGCGAAGGCATGATCGGTCAACAATTCGGTATCCAGAACCAGAACCGTGCTGCGGACAAGTGGCTCGGTGAAGTCGTGCGCTGGACCTGGAAGGTCAAGCTCTACACTCACCTGGAAACCGATCTGCTGGGCGAGTTGCGCGACGGTGCCGAGACCGAGGCCATCAACGTCTTCGCCCACAACCTGCACGACTTGCTGCTGGCCGCACCCGCAGGCCCGCGCGCTACCTTGGGCCTAGACCCGGGCTTGCGCACCGGTTGCAAGGTTGCGGTGGTCGATGCCACCGGCAAGATGCTCGATCACGCCACGGTTTACCCCCACGTGCCCCACAATAAATGGGACCAGACCATCGCCATCCTGGCCGCCCTGTGTGCCAAGCACTCCGTGGACCTGATCGCCATCGGCAACGGTACCGCCAGCCGCGAAACCGACAAGTTGGCTGCCGAACTGATCAAAAAGTACCCAGGCATGCAGATGACCAAGGTCATGGTCTCCGAAGCCGGTGCTTCGGTGTACTCGGCGTCGGAGCTGGCCTCCAAGGAATTCCCTGACCTCGACGTGTCGATCCGTGGCGCGGTCTCCATCGCACGTCGCCTGCAGGATCCACTGGCCGAACTGGTGAAGATCGACCCGAAATCCATCGGTGTCGGCCAGTACCAGCACGACGTTTCGCAGCTGAAACTGGCTCGCGGCCTGGACGCGGTGGTGGAAGACTGCGTGAACAAGGTCGGTGTCGACGTGAACACCGCCTCGGTCGCACTGCTGGCCCGGATCTCCGGCCTCAACGCTACCCTGGCGCAGAACATCGTGACCCACCGTGACGAAAACGGCGCGTTCAAGACCCGTGCAGCGCTGAAAAAAGTCGCACGTCTTGGCGAAAAAACCTTCGAGCAAGCCGCTGGCTTCCTGCGGGTCATGAACGGCGACAACCCGCTGGATGCCTCGGCGGTTCACCCGGAAGCCTATCCGCTGGTGCAACGTATTGCCGCTGAAACCGACCGCGACATCCGTTCGCTGATCGGCGACGCCACGTTCCTCAAGCGCCTGGATCCGAAAAAGTACACTGACGAAACCTTCGGTGTACCGACCATCACCGACATCCTGCAAGAGCTGGAAAAACCTGGCCGCGACCCACGTCCCGAGTTCAAGACCGCCGAGTTCCAGGAGGGCGTCGAAGACCTCAAGGACCTGCAGCTGGGGATGATTCTCGAAGGTGTGGTGACCAACGTGACCAACTTCGGCGCGTTTGTGGACATCGGCGTGCATCAGGACGGTTTGGTGCACATCTCTGCGCTTTCGGAGAAGTTCATCAAAGATCCGCGCGAAGCGGTGAAAGCCGGTGACGTGGTCAAGGTCAAGGTCATGGAAATCGACATCCCGCGCAAACGCGTTGGCCTGTCAATGCGCATGAGCGACACCCCCGGCGAGAAAATCGACGGTGCCCGCGGCGCACGTCCAGGCTCGGCGCCACGCCAGTCGCAGAACACCGCACCGCGCAAGGAAACCACCGCCGCAGCCCCGGCCAATAACGCCATGGCTTCGCTGTTCGCCAACGCCAAACAACTGAAGAAGCGCTAA